From Deinococcus taeanensis, one genomic window encodes:
- a CDS encoding ATP-binding cassette domain-containing protein, whose translation MTGRAFVLPALLGAAATVAGVLLAGASGRLIARAALRPEVFLSLTLLVTLVRALGVGRAALRYAERLSGHAAALRSGEAQRLALFDRLSTFGRDLLAHERSGDLLARSGADLDARQFEALRVHLPTLAFAAAALLSAGWLLSLDTPLGLALLGPLVLAATLPWAARRRAGRLARQEATLAREHGARLLDALSAGADGAAALHRPALAALAGQLHRTQRAQGQLSAALTLGREALFAVAVLGVLTRGAALVDLGALGGAWLAAVVLLAAAAFDALGPLALVPGAHAAATAARARAAELGALHPAVQAPPHPLALAAGPLAVNLRNVTVTRGGRTVLRSVTLHLAPGETVGLVGRSGEGKTTLARLLTRDLDPDSGQVQLGGADLRALDPAALRARLSLHEQDAPLLDGSVEENLRLGAPHAPRERFRALLDDLGLGHLHLSTWVGEGGARLSGGERARVSLARALLKEADVLILDEPTAHLDPATEAQVLRVIDCERAGRSLLLITHRRAPLALTTRQVELRAAGLHPAATPDRRAV comes from the coding sequence ATGACCGGCCGGGCGTTCGTGCTGCCGGCGCTGCTGGGCGCGGCGGCCACGGTGGCGGGCGTGCTGCTGGCGGGCGCGTCCGGCCGGCTGATTGCCCGCGCGGCCCTGCGGCCGGAGGTGTTCCTCAGCCTCACGCTGCTGGTTACGCTGGTGCGCGCGCTGGGCGTCGGCCGCGCCGCACTGCGCTACGCCGAACGCCTCAGCGGGCACGCCGCCGCGCTGCGCAGCGGTGAGGCTCAGCGGCTGGCGCTGTTCGACCGGCTGTCGACCTTTGGACGGGACCTGCTGGCCCATGAGCGCAGCGGGGACCTGCTGGCCCGCAGCGGCGCGGACCTGGACGCCCGGCAGTTCGAGGCGCTGCGCGTGCACCTGCCCACCCTGGCGTTCGCGGCGGCGGCGCTGCTGAGCGCCGGGTGGCTCCTGAGCCTGGACACGCCGCTGGGCCTCGCGCTGCTGGGCCCCCTGGTCCTGGCCGCCACCCTCCCCTGGGCCGCGCGGCGCCGCGCCGGCCGCCTGGCGCGGCAGGAAGCCACGCTGGCCCGTGAGCACGGCGCGCGGCTGCTGGACGCCCTGAGTGCCGGCGCGGACGGCGCAGCCGCCCTGCACCGGCCGGCCCTCGCCGCGCTGGCCGGGCAGCTGCACCGCACGCAGCGCGCGCAGGGTCAGCTGAGTGCGGCGCTGACGCTCGGGCGGGAGGCCCTGTTCGCGGTGGCCGTGTTGGGCGTTCTGACGCGCGGCGCGGCCCTGGTCGACCTGGGCGCGCTGGGCGGCGCGTGGCTGGCGGCGGTGGTGCTGCTGGCGGCCGCGGCCTTCGACGCGCTGGGGCCGCTGGCCCTGGTGCCGGGGGCCCACGCCGCGGCCACCGCCGCCCGCGCGCGCGCGGCCGAGCTCGGCGCCCTGCACCCCGCCGTGCAGGCGCCCCCGCACCCGCTCGCACTTGCCGCCGGGCCGCTGGCGGTGAACCTCAGGAACGTCACCGTGACGCGCGGGGGGCGGACAGTGCTGCGCAGCGTCACGCTGCACCTGGCGCCCGGAGAGACCGTGGGTCTGGTGGGCCGCAGCGGCGAAGGCAAAACCACCCTGGCGCGGCTGCTCACGCGGGACCTGGACCCGGACAGCGGGCAGGTGCAGCTGGGCGGCGCGGACCTGCGGGCGCTGGACCCGGCGGCCCTGCGCGCCCGGCTGAGCCTGCATGAACAGGACGCGCCGCTGCTGGACGGCAGCGTCGAGGAGAACCTGCGCCTGGGCGCACCACACGCGCCCCGGGAGCGGTTCCGGGCGCTGCTGGACGACCTGGGCCTGGGCCACCTGCACCTCAGCACCTGGGTGGGTGAGGGCGGGGCGCGCCTGTCCGGCGGGGAGCGCGCCCGCGTCAGCCTCGCGCGGGCGCTGTTGAAGGAGGCCGACGTGCTGATTCTCGATGAACCCACCGCGCACCTCGACCCGGCCACGGAAGCGCAGGTGCTGCGGGTGATCGACTGCGAGCGGGCCGGGCGGAGCCTGCTGCTGATCACCCACCGCCGCGCGCCGCTGGCCCTGACGACCCGGCAGGTTGAGCTGCGTGCCGCCGGCCTTCATCCCGCGGCCACGCCTGACCGGAGGGCCGTATGA
- a CDS encoding ABC transporter ATP-binding protein/permease — protein sequence MTAASPAPPPSFQPGRPARSSGPLRFLAAVPGAPASLALSAGLSLLGALGTALAFVQAAEWMAALLRGPAPMTPPYWSVALGLGLRAATAATRDTLTQAFAARAVRTWRERLTDAALALGPVALAGRRTADLLALSAELGPRLTPLFARYLPGRAHAALSGLVALGVTAWLDPATAAVLLVTGPLTVVFLWLVGLATHAATDAQWAQHTRLNARLLTLTRHLGTLHAFGAVNTYRDVLVRSAAAQRGATLRVLRVAFLSGFVLEFAATLSTALVAVWIGVRLFSGEVTLAPTLAALMLVPEFFGPLRQLGADRHAALDAEPLSAQLQTLLSVPRAPQGDVCPPAGPLTLTLTGARAALPGLTATLDAHLPAGAHVALLGPSGSGKSALLHALGKYVGHDGEILVNGASLNSLQAPAWAGRVALVPQHPRLLAASVRENLRLLAPHTADPAVQRAVDAVGLRATVDALPRGLDEPLGEGGTLLSGGETARLGLARALLAGADLLLLDEVTAHLDDETAQDVHRLVARAAAGRTVVLVTHRAPPPGWPVLHLKEAGA from the coding sequence ATGACCGCTGCCTCCCCGGCACCTCCACCTTCCTTCCAGCCAGGGCGGCCGGCGCGTTCCTCCGGCCCCCTGCGTTTTCTTGCGGCTGTTCCGGGCGCCCCCGCCTCCCTGGCCCTGAGTGCTGGTCTGAGCCTCCTGGGCGCCCTGGGCACCGCGCTGGCGTTCGTGCAGGCGGCCGAGTGGATGGCGGCGCTGCTGCGCGGGCCCGCGCCCATGACCCCGCCGTACTGGAGTGTGGCGCTGGGGTTGGGGCTGAGGGCCGCCACCGCCGCCACGCGCGACACCCTGACGCAGGCGTTCGCGGCGCGCGCCGTCCGGACGTGGCGCGAACGCCTGACGGACGCCGCGCTGGCACTGGGGCCTGTGGCGCTGGCCGGGCGGAGGACGGCGGACCTGCTGGCGCTGTCCGCGGAACTGGGTCCGCGCCTGACCCCCCTGTTCGCGCGCTACCTGCCCGGCCGGGCGCACGCCGCCCTCAGCGGGCTGGTGGCCCTGGGTGTCACCGCCTGGCTGGACCCGGCCACCGCCGCGGTCCTGCTGGTCACGGGACCGCTCACGGTGGTGTTCCTGTGGCTGGTGGGCCTCGCCACGCACGCCGCCACAGACGCGCAGTGGGCGCAGCACACGAGGCTGAACGCCCGGCTGCTGACCCTGACGCGGCACCTCGGAACCCTGCATGCGTTCGGCGCCGTGAACACGTACCGGGACGTGCTGGTCCGCTCAGCGGCCGCGCAGCGGGGAGCGACCCTGCGGGTGCTGCGCGTGGCCTTTCTGTCGGGCTTCGTGCTGGAATTCGCCGCGACGCTCTCGACGGCGCTCGTGGCCGTGTGGATCGGGGTGCGGCTGTTCAGCGGGGAGGTCACGCTGGCCCCGACGCTGGCGGCCCTGATGCTGGTGCCGGAATTTTTCGGGCCGCTCAGGCAGCTGGGCGCGGACCGGCACGCGGCGCTGGACGCCGAACCGCTGAGTGCACAGCTTCAGACGCTGCTGAGCGTGCCCCGCGCCCCACAGGGTGACGTATGCCCCCCCGCGGGTCCCCTCACCCTGACCCTGACGGGCGCGCGCGCCGCGCTGCCCGGCCTGACAGCCACCCTGGACGCCCATCTTCCAGCGGGCGCACACGTGGCGCTGCTGGGACCCAGCGGCAGTGGAAAAAGTGCTCTGCTGCACGCCCTGGGCAAGTACGTCGGCCATGACGGGGAGATTCTCGTCAACGGAGCGTCTCTGAACAGCCTGCAGGCGCCGGCGTGGGCGGGCCGCGTCGCCCTGGTCCCCCAGCACCCGCGGCTGCTGGCCGCCAGCGTGCGGGAGAACCTGCGGCTGCTGGCCCCCCACACCGCCGATCCGGCGGTGCAGCGCGCCGTGGACGCCGTGGGCCTGCGCGCGACGGTGGACGCGCTGCCCCGCGGCCTGGACGAGCCGCTGGGCGAGGGCGGCACGCTGCTGTCGGGCGGAGAAACGGCCCGGCTGGGCCTGGCGCGGGCGCTGCTGGCCGGCGCGGATCTGCTGCTGCTGGATGAGGTGACCGCGCACCTGGACGACGAGACCGCGCAGGACGTGCATCGCCTCGTGGCGCGCGCCGCGGCCGGCCGGACCGTGGTGCTGGTCACCCACCGCGCGCCCCCACCCGGCTGGCCGGTCCTGCACCTGAAGGAGGCCGGGGCATGA